The genomic window CTCCACAGTAGGACAATACAAATGGGAGTTTTTGATGAAGAACGTCACAACAGCCAGTGCTGGAATAGTGGGATGTCAGATCCAGAACAACCTGCCTGTCAATGCTGTACTGACCGTCCAGCGTGAGTACAGtttatactaaaataattttCTGTGATTGTTTAAGGGATCCCTTCACTACTTAGCATAAAGCACAGctattacacatttataataatttaacacaGCTGTTAACACAGCACTACTGAGCAAACTATCAACAGTACAGTAAATTGCTAAGCTATCTACATTTGCTAGCAGGAGAGCTAACATATTTAACATGGCTAACTAGCTTATTGTGTAATTGAAATAGTACTCAGTATGATAAAACCAGtactgagatagatagatagatagatagatagatagatagatagatagatagatagatagatagatagatagatagatagctttAATGCTATTGTTTTGACAACAAGATTATGAAGGCCACCTCACCCAGCATAAGATCCCCCaacagcaaataataaacaacaaataaataaacagctagGGTTGCTACAATTGCTACACACTTGTTCAATATGATCGATGTTCGATATAACTAGCAATATAACAAGCTAgcagtttgttgtgttgttaaaCTCCAGATTATAAGTTAAACCTACTGGAAAGCTAGCTAACCTAGCATTCGGCTCAATACCATGCTAATGTGAACACAGATTTATAAACAAACATCCATAATTCAAAAGCTGTCTACTGTGAGAATTTActgatttactgtgtgtgtgtgtgtgtgtgtgtctgtgtgtgtgtgtgtgtactgaaatGACAAAGCTCACCAGGCACTTTAGCTACTTAAACACTTTGCTGCAGCTATATTACAGCATGTTAgctacaagaaaataaaaaagtattgatCTTCAGTGAGCTGCTTCTTAATTTAGCTGCCAGTGAAGTCTATTTTCCAACTCATTACTTCTCCTTCAGTGGTACAGCGAGGAGTCGATTTCATTTAGCAGGTCATAGTTAAATAAGGACAAATCTAAGCTTTTCTGTGGAAACAGATTCACGGCCTGattcaatacttattttaattATCTTTATGCTGTAATTACTTCTTAAAGTTTGTGGCCCTGAGTTTGTGTTCTATGAAAAGTATTTCAGTACAAGGCTAACCTCAAGCTAGCAAAAAACATAACGATGAACAAGCTAAATCCaggcaaataaataattatgttaaCATTGTTAtgaaatttttaaatgtttgcattttgGCAGTTAAACAAGCTACCAAGCTAACAATTAAATGGGTCGTATTTTGTTGCTAGTCTAAATCTGAGAATTGGATTAAGTAAAAATTGACCCAAGATCTGgattaatttagaaaaaaattgaTCAAAAAATTGGATTAAGTACAAACTAATAACATATCTGTAAATgaactacaacaacaaaagtGCAAAATGACAAGTTAAAAACAAGCTAAAATTGACTAGCTAACAATTAGCAAGGTTAAACCTCGTGACGGTATAAccctgtgtggtgtgtatgtgtgtgtagcttcAGCTCGGCTCAGTGGTGTGTGTCGCTGAGCAGAACAATTCGTCAGCACTGAAGTAGCTCTTAAGCAATGCTGTACACGTACAGGAAAGCTTTGATTGGATATtgatgtatagtgtgtgttgtgttatttttttctctttcacggCACTGAAGTCATTCTCATTAAAAACATGTTACTCCTAAATGACTCAGCACTTTCTGGGAATCTCATGGGAAATCAGCTACTGTGGGAAAAGAGCTGTTTGTGGTCACACGTCGTAGTTGTTCATGTGCCGTGTCGTGATTTATCTCCCAGTCACCTCAGCTGAGCATGTAACTGTCGGAGCCGAATAAGTGGGTGTGGTCATTGTGTTGAGATGTGTACACAAGTACATATTGTGCAAACATGTATGACTGTTCTTACTGTAATCAAAATTTTATCGATTTATTCAGTCATAGTTTAACTGATGAGCATTTGAAAGTCAAAGGGTTTTAATTATAGTTTATACCACGGTGCTGCCTCTCGATTCTGAAGTGGCCAGAAGGTGTCTCTTATAGCTTTGAGAGTCGTGCTGGCTGTAAGATTTATAATAGTGCTTATTGCGTTATGTTAGTTCATTCACAGGGACCTATACTATGTGATCACAAATTCCCTCTGATTCCCTCCCAAATTGTGACTGAATGTAAATGAGATATACAGCAGTTTCTTCAAAGAACTCCTTTAAATGGTCAGGACTGATCTACTGTCACCAAGGACACTACAATATGCTACAATAATGCTAATTTAACGTGTGTCTGTCTCCAGAGAGTGGCACAGTGGTGATTACAGGGTCAAACCGCACAGCTACCCAAGGAGATCAGGTCACGTTCCAGTGTATCGCAAGCAGCTGGTCACCTGCGCCACAGATCTCCTGGGCGGTCAATGGCACACCGGTTGATAAAGGGCAGTATAACACAAGCTCAGTGGCAAACGGGGCTCTCATGAACTCCAACAGCAACCTCACAATCACCGCCACAACAAATGTTTCTGTGGACTGTCTGGCCTCCATTTCTACTCTCCCATCTCCTGCAATCAGCACTGTTTTCCTCACTGTCCGTAAGACACATCACAGTATCTTTCGCTTCATCAATcaagttgtgtgtaaatgtttccataaaacagcacaacagatttaaaaatagTTCATTAACGCTGATTTAATTCGtagtaatgtgtgtattttgttaaTGAAACAGCTTATTTCGATATAACCATgtccacaaaactccataaaaggcaaagctCACCTAGAGCTGAAAACAATGGACAACTTTGCAGTGCTTCAGCTGCAATATCTTCCTCATATAGAGGATGCCATTACTTTTGGCTTAGTTAAATGTCTAgtcttatttgtttaaaatgatcattttgaaTATTAAAGAAACATGATGTGTTGCAGAGAAGGCCGTGCCACCGACGCCCAGAGACCAGACCGTGTTGATAGCAATCACCGTGGCCTTCAGCCTGGCTGCTCTTTTAGCACTCCTCATCATTCTCATCGTCTTCTGCTGTAAGAGACAGAGGAGAAAGAGTGAGTCCTCTGCCTGTCGTTCGTAATGTAATGTACAGCAGataataaaagtttaatgaAGATGTTGCCTTCAGAATAAGAGAGCTATAGTTAGATCAGCACTCTAAATCTGTCTTTATATCATATCATTCATCCTTTCATGAATATTATGACATCaatattatttcatatatgGCATCCATGTCAGATTACCTTCTTATACCGGATTTCTGCAGAGTGCACAATTGTGTCAGGTGATTACTTTGTGACTTGTTAACCTGTTGGTTATACGTCTTTCCTCAGATCTAACAGTTTTGTTCTGGTTAGCAGCTGGATGATATGACGATTGTAATAACATTGCGCTAAATGATttcactaaaatgttttttttttgttatttgcttcagttaatttttcattccacttcagtaaaaatttaattttttcacTCGAACGTagtgtattttgttgttttgcatcAGTGGATGCATAATCTGTAGCAGAATGCTGGAATGTTATCAAGTCCGCCATCTTGGACAAGAAGAATCGCATTGTTCTTAACATAGTTTGGTATCGCCTCGCAATCTCGGCTCCGCCTCCTGCGGTCTGCATTATGGATATGGATAAAGCTTAAGGATATCATTTGACTTTGTGCACTACATGAATCCTAAAGGCCACTAAAATGCTAACACTTTCATTTGTGCTTTTCAGGATCAAGGTATCAGGATGAAGTGAGGTATGTAGCCCGATCATCTACTGTAAAGAGCAAATTTAAGTGTAGTATCACAGTATTGCTTGGGTGTGATATTATTTTCTCACTTGTGTGTCAGAGACTtgataaaagctttttttccacGGTAGAGCACGTTCTCTGACTCACAGACAGCAAGCCGCTTACGCCAGGAGAGGACGGGTACAAGAGAACTTCGGATATGTTGAAGAAACTCCCAGTGGTGagacacgaacacacacacacacacacacacacagggacatggGCGTGTTTCTTATTACAGCAGAGATTCGAATCACTAGGATAAAAATCCAGTTTTATACAATTAGTGGTCAAGTACGTTCTAGTAATGTAGTAAAAATGTTTGAAAGCAGGTTTACACAAATAAACCAGTGATTTTTATGTCACCAGAGCAAGGGCTAAAAAGTTAAAATCAGGATCACTAAGACTTAATGgcaattcttttatttatttatttatttttttcaattgatTCCCATAATCCACTGGAATTAGATCTAGAGGTCAGATGTGCTGTTCAAGCTCTGAGTCCACTGGTTTCCAGATAAATCGATTTTACAACAATCCTAACAGATCGGACGCCTACATCCATTAGTATAAATTATTACATGTCACATGTATTTTATTACGTTTTccacattctgttttttttccccacagtcgATAACCGTGATGGAGTGTACACTATCGGTGGCTTTCAGCGAGACAATATTCAGGTATACGCTTCAAAATAACATACGCTTATATCACGTGTTTTAAACTGGTCCTGTGCTAATGTGAAGTCTTTATTTTCTAGGTTCCTGAAGTGAACTCAACCCGATACGGCGACGATCTTTCTTTCGGCGACGGTTATTCCTTCAATGGGCtccaaaaacacagacacttgaCTATCGTGTAAATAGACACAAGAGCGCAGATGCACTGAAGTCTTAACTTATTGTGATAAAGATATTTGTGTGTTCATTGGTGTactgaatgcaaaaaaaactgACTGTATTTGAAACTTTTAatatgaagtgtttatttttgtcagaAAATGGTTTGTAACACTGCATTGTGTATAAAAGTGTGCTGTGAGACGCAAACAAGCTCGAAcaacctgtttacatggacaGATCTCATCCACTGCACATTAAGGTGGAAACTTTTTCGAATAATTTGTGCTTTCTTGACCGTGGTACAGTACATTTGAGGAGCAGAAGCCAAAGCTGGGGTCAGTGTTCTTATCAGGCATTGGAAGAAAGCTCTGAAAGTGGAACGTAGCTTTTCTGGAAATCATGTTGGAGAATGGATACAGTGGCACAGGAGCGAGCGAGGAAGCAGGGAGTCGGTTTACACAATGAACAATTATATGATCGGGTAATGAAGGAAGGTGGCAAGTTAAATGTATAGGGACGCACTTAGTTAGACTTAGACCAGGTGGCAAAGGTTCGGCGGCTTTGCTTGTGCTTCCCACTTGTTGGCCACCGTAAGATGGTGGACTCGGCGTGCTGTTGGTGAGGTAGGCGGAGGACATCGCCAAGGAATCTCATTCTCATTCATCTCATTCTCTCGGGGTCAGCGGAGTTAatcttttttagtattatttttttaactcctGGACAACGCCATCCTTCACCAGCAATTGTGTTTCACTCTGGCATATGGTTTTAATCCGTAAACTAGTCGCTGTCTCTGAATACAGCCCAGAGTCAAATGTTGCATGGTGTCCTAACTCCATCTGACgagtacatttattttaaactgtatgCTAGCTGCCAGTCACTTACCTAAATAATCTACAAGAAGGATGTTCTCTCCGTTCTCTAAACACCTCCTACCTTTTAGGACTAAACTTATTACCaaactgtagtgtttttttttaaatctattatttGTCATTCGTTATTTCTTTCCCTATAAAATAAtcagggatatatatatatatatatatatatatatatatatatatatatatatatatatatatatatatatatacatatacatacatatatatatttttaaaagctttctTCATAAATCGTTGTGGATATTTTTTGCTACTTCCAATAAAACGAATCTGAAAAACCTCACTCGACGCTGTGCTGTTGTATTTATCTCCCTTTGATGACACGATCATCGGAATTGAAACTTTCAGCTTAACGTCCTGGTGCGAATTAGTCGACGGCGTAATTTTACTGATGAGCGTTTGATGTGGTGCGTTAAGTTTTGATAGGCATGCTCAGTTAATcgttttctgtgttttaactCCCTGTGGGCTAAATACATTACTTAAAGGCAATGATGCTCGACTATAATATGACTGTTTAAGTAAAAATGATAAGTGTGGCCAACAAACTTTTAGCTCATTAATCAAGCAATAGCATatggtgtaaataaataaataaataatatataaatatatatatatatatatctcaatcatgggtggccaaccagtcagagaccaagagccacattttttactgtgttaccacaaagagccacatcatacacatgggcacacatgaacatcaccttttttttccctgccattttgagagcgaacttgacacaaattgtttactcaaatgattttgctcctactgggaaactttgaggttattttcatcccactcacatgcgcgtttgacgaaaataccgtattgaactcaagtgaAGCGAACatgcatattaaaaagacacaaatacaaactggGCAAAGAGCCACATGCTGCTtgggagccgcgggttggccacccctgatatatatgtatagatatatatatatatatatatatatatatatatatatatatatatatatatatatatacatatatatataggtgcTTGATTAGTTGAGATCAAGTGAGGGTGAAAGCCATGGCATatgatttatatcattttgttatttttttttttatcatataaaaTTTTTATCAACCTGGTGTTAGGGAAGGGGTCATAACGGAAGAACCCCCACACCCACCAATGGGATTTCTCAGAAAAACCTCTAACTACGGAGACATCAGATCCCAAGTCATCAGTTTCATTGTGAAGTTCTTTTTTTAGATCAGATAATGAATAGAATTGGATCATCATTTCACTTTGCTTGCTAACTCTTTCCAAACACGTATCAGACGTGATGCTCTGCTGTGAATAAAAATAGATGAAAGAATGTCACAGAGCTTAAACAGCCGTGGTTCTGTAATCAGGCTGAATTTCTTCTTCGCTACACAATTTGGTGTCATGACACACCCAAGAGGAAGTGATGTTGAAGTGATATTCTGAGAAAATGGCCtcgatttttatttgtttatttaatttctgcaccaactccgtccagggtgtatcctgccttgatgcccgatgtcgcctgagataggcacaggctccccgtgacccgaggtagtttggataagcagtagaagatgaatgaatgaatgaatttctgcaCCAGTTTAAATGCTTAGCTTGAGGCTACAACTTGTCAGACACATTAGCCTCGTCTagtatttgtattcattcagtGGGAGATTTTCAACTGTTAACCCTTTGTAAGAAACTAATAATGAATGAGAACTACGTTTTGAACCGTCATCTAAGATTTATGATTTATGTCTTTTATGATTTTGATCTAAACAGAGGTGAAATCCAATTAGCTTCGGTTTGGAGAGACTCTTTATATCTCTCAATTTTAATGGATATACTCTCACTGTGGATGTTGATCAGGCTACAAATCATGGCGGTCTAATGCTGTTTCTGCCGACTGATCTGACACGAGAGGCTTAATGAGCTTATGCTAACTCTAACAGCTACAGCTGCCCTGCTGTtagttttctgtctctcttgtgAGACTTTCTGCATTAATTACCTCGAACCTGATTCTGTTCCTAATGAGCTGTAGGTCATTTGACAGAtgcttttataaaataaataaataaaataaaaaagtgacacAGAAGCTAATCCTAGCTTACATATCATATAGAAAAATAGCAGTGTTAGGGCTAAGTTTTTCTTGAGCACCTAGCATTCGCattctgtgttttgttgtttttagatATACATATTGAAAATAATCAATCTTTACCTACTATATGAGAGCTAAAGGCGGCCATCTTGTTTAACCTTTTCTTGCTGGGAGTTAGTTTGCGCATGCGTTTTCTCTAGAAATGTTAACTAGCTTTGTTAGCTTTCTACGTAGCTAGTTAAAGTGACTCAATTCTgcaaaaaagtacaaatttaGCTGATAAGGGAATCGATTGTTCTAGACTTAAGTTATAAAATTtgtgtttgttgattttttcaggaactaataaacacagtttttttaaaaaagtatttattccTACTGTCGTCAGGAACACCAGGagtaactgtataactgtgggAACATTAGCTAGCTCTGTTAGCTTTGCTAGCTGTTGTAGCTAATCTATTTCCTGGAATTGAGTCTAGATTATGAGGTTGTAGTTTATAAGATATAAACAGGTTAGTCGAGTATAACTCTGTGTAgataatttcgacaatttacgTCAGTGGTTTAAGCAGCGCACATGGCTATGATAAAAAAGATTATTCGCTCAACCGGAATAGTATGAGATTTATGGTCATGGTGATATCACCATGAAGTGGTATCGTTCATTAATATTCCTCAAGCTCTTTCAGCGtagcagagaaagaaagaaagaaagaaagagcagagTTTGGGAGTTAATGGCCGTTTGAGTCTCCCCAAGATTCCCCCGTGGCTTGTTATGAGCCGCGGTTTCCTCTCGTTCACGTCTCGCACAGCCGAGCAGCTGATGCTCTCCCACATTTTACGTCTCTTACACACTGAAGAAAGAGCAGCTCATGTAACATACCACAAATTTCTTCAGCAGCGTCCATAATGTAGTGTACAtactgaaaaacaaagaaaaaaaggaaaataacaaGGTGGGTGCAGGTGGAGACGTGATAATTATGGGGGGAATCCAAAATGccaaaatgatttaattatttacttaatccgagtaaaataaatatgaatttgacagaaaaaaggaaatcaTCTGTATGTTAGGGTAATTTATTAGCCCACAAGCAGCTTCTCCattcgcttttttttttcctcatcacgGTATTTCCCTGCAGTCCAAAGAGTAATCAACTAAATGAAAGCTTCTTTTGttgattaacttttttttgtaattcaatTTGGAAGGTCAGacagatgatggtgtttatttttccaaataatCCTCAGAGGTAATGAAGCACATCCTTATCTCAAAAGCCACGGCAAAGTCAAAAGATCGACAGACATGGACGACAGACACAAAACAGTAAAAGCTCATGTTTATCGTGTGTTAACCACATGTCGATTCACTCCCACGTACGCTATACAAAGCAGatggacataaaaaaaaatcctccatgtTGGAATTGACTTGAATCATGTTACAATAATATTCCAGGAAGCACGATGTCATACATGTGGCCGAGTGGCAGGAGCTAACAAGCTGATTTAAACCTCTTTGATTTGCTCACAAATTTTTTGACTAATGTCTCATATGTGAGTAACAGAGCTCTAACGATTCAGGGGGTTTCAGAGGATCCATCCTGCACTGAACAAACGAGGGTCCATGAAGTGGATGAACGAGTGTAAAAAAGACGCTTGAGGTTGCCAGGTGTATTTCTCTCATCCATATGATTCATACTTGCCGTATTTCTGTCCAAGGTATGATTGAGTTTTATGAACAGATGAttaaatgcacattattatttcaaatattattaggaacagcagctacgctaattcctcttcACCTGCTTCGCCTTTTCTACTTGTCCCGAGGCATTCGGAGATTGTACCATGTATCATGAAGATTTTGAACATTCAAACAGTAGAtcccaactccatgtggtgtttaaGGACAACATCCTCCTATTCAATACACAACTgacagactgtatatgactgtagaaaggatattattcatagtaacacactctggtgtttataacagtttataatcacaccctccagtgtcatccgattgaggatgaggttcacttttgagactggttcctttcaaggtttcttcctcttccttctaatggagtttttcctcaccatagTCACCTCAGactagggataaatacaaatacatttaaatataagtctaatattaatcttgaactttttgtactatatttttatattttgagacaatgcccattgttaaaagcgctatacaaataaaaatgaattgaacaGGTTTTCAGCCTTACACGTCCCTCagacattattgttattctttttttggttgttgGTTGTTGTTTAATTTTGCGTACTGTGAACCAAAAAGAATCCAATAAGTACCGAACGAATCAATTTGACTCCGATTCAATTTGACTCTGACTGCAAACTGTCTAAAAGATACAACAGTGTAGTGTCAGACCTGTGCATGAGCTAATTATTTGGAGTTAGAGCCatgaaaaaatgacaaaatgtgtaaaaatatgtACAAACGTTTTCAAGTGAAGACTCCTGAACTAATCTGAACTCTGAGGCACCGCAGGGCTCCGTTCTGAGCAGAGTTCTCGTTAAAGCCGCTCATAAATGTTTGATCAgcatttcagatttatttactgAGCTACTAAACGGAAAATGGCTCGCGGTAACGACGCTCCACAATCTGTATTCTAAACGTGGACTAATTTAGCATGTATATGAATGAAATATACGACACCTCTAGGTGCAGAGGAAGTCCGGATCTCACCACTCTTTTAAAAGCATGTTGGTGCTGGAGATTTACGACACACACTCCAGCAGAAATGACAGAACCTGGATGAAAATAGTGTGAGGATGTTCTTCAAGGAGCTGTCAGGTTGCATCAAGACTCCGAGGCATCTCAAGAGTGTGAAATATAAGAGCTGTTGAGTTTAACAGAGCGAAAAATACATCACCTTATACTGTCTGTTACGTAAAACTCTCCggtgcattttttatttttttttgttgtcacaTGATAGGACATTTAGATAGACAGATGATTTAtcaccagattttttttttttttttttttaaaaatcctccCTGGTGCACTGTAGAAAgttattaataaacacacagaaggCTGTCCATGAGCACAGAGATAGAGAGCAAATTCATAAAAACGCAGTTCGCTCGCTTTACAGAGCCAAAACTCCTCTGCATACGCTATCGCCCGCCGAGCTTTGTCACCGGGCAGAATTAGCGCAGGCTATGCTAAATATAACACAAAGCTCATTGATTCTAGGATAAACACCGCCTGttttcccttcttcttcttcttcttcttcttcttcttcttcttcttcctgcaTCAGTGTTTGCACTACCTTCACCAGTCTTGAATGAGAAATAATTGCTAattgcccccccccccccccatgaaAGCCTGAGTACCTGTCGACATGATGGACGTCTTTAAAGTAATCTGGACAAGTAAGCTTTAATCATGTCATTGGGGGTGTTTAAGAGGAGCTGGAATAATTCTGCTGGCTGGAATTCAAATCAGAGCTCCATGACCACCGTCGGATCTGCTCAACATGACCGTCGACTCAAAACGAACGGATATACAGTAAGGCGTGACAAATATCCTGGTAATCGCTTAAAATCCTTAAATATGTAACTCAAAACACATCTAGAGCTTATCTGGTGCCTCACAAACTTGCCGATGCGATTTAGGATGCAGTGCGACTTCCTGTCGTTTATTAACATGAACAAAATTTGTAAAGGTTTGTAGCTAAACGTTATAAAGTTAAGAAGGCGgccattttgaaaaaataaataaataaataaagaatttttttttttttttttaattcagcttCCGGAATGGAAGCTGGATATTATACAGTTTAGTTCCAGTTTATAACG from Tachysurus vachellii isolate PV-2020 chromosome 20, HZAU_Pvac_v1, whole genome shotgun sequence includes these protein-coding regions:
- the igsf5a gene encoding immunoglobulin superfamily member 5, which encodes MDTFTLAAVLLFFTGSVSAQVLVPLNATVLLNTNARFNCSVSTSGWVAMTWTVNGRLALIVSEQSGPLISDANYTATNYSTVGQYKWEFLMKNVTTASAGIVGCQIQNNLPVNAVLTVQQSGTVVITGSNRTATQGDQVTFQCIASSWSPAPQISWAVNGTPVDKGQYNTSSVANGALMNSNSNLTITATTNVSVDCLASISTLPSPAISTVFLTVQKAVPPTPRDQTVLIAITVAFSLAALLALLIILIVFCCKRQRRKRSRYQDEVRARSLTHRQQAAYARRGRVQENFGYVEETPSVDNRDGVYTIGGFQRDNIQVPEVNSTRYGDDLSFGDGYSFNGLQKHRHLTIV